From one Mycolicibacterium sp. HK-90 genomic stretch:
- a CDS encoding TerC family protein — MQVTQLEWIVTLAVTIAVLLFDVVVIGRRPHEPTTRETATYLSIYIGMAVLFGVWVWFFHGSQFGLEFFAGWLTEYSLSVDNLFIFLIIMASFKVPRIYQQQALLVGIILALIFRGIFIALGAVAINQFSWVFYIFGAFLVYTAINLVRDTDHDDDGDNSVVRFARKHLRTTDKWDGLRLWIHENGQRLMTPMFLVIVALGTTDLLFALDSIPAIYGLTQEPYLVFTANVFALMGLRQLYFLLGDLLKRLVYLSQGLAFILAFIGVKLVLHALHENELPFINGGEPVHVPEIPTLASLGVIIVTLLITTVASLYKTRVRDAR, encoded by the coding sequence ATGCAGGTAACCCAGCTGGAATGGATAGTCACTCTCGCGGTGACGATCGCCGTTCTGCTGTTCGACGTCGTCGTGATCGGGCGACGCCCGCACGAACCCACAACGCGGGAGACCGCGACGTACCTGTCGATCTACATCGGCATGGCGGTGCTGTTCGGCGTGTGGGTGTGGTTCTTCCACGGCAGCCAGTTCGGGTTGGAGTTCTTCGCCGGCTGGCTCACCGAATATTCACTCTCGGTGGACAACCTGTTCATCTTCTTGATCATCATGGCCAGCTTCAAGGTGCCGAGGATCTATCAGCAGCAGGCCCTTCTGGTCGGCATCATCCTGGCGCTGATCTTCCGCGGCATCTTCATCGCGCTGGGCGCGGTGGCCATCAACCAGTTCTCCTGGGTCTTCTACATTTTCGGCGCGTTCCTGGTGTACACCGCGATCAACCTGGTCCGTGACACCGACCACGACGACGACGGCGACAACTCGGTCGTGCGGTTCGCGCGCAAGCACCTGCGCACCACCGACAAGTGGGACGGGCTGCGGCTCTGGATCCACGAGAACGGTCAACGGCTGATGACGCCGATGTTCCTGGTGATCGTGGCCCTGGGCACCACCGACCTGCTGTTCGCGCTGGATTCGATCCCGGCCATCTACGGGCTCACCCAGGAGCCCTACCTGGTGTTCACGGCCAACGTATTCGCGCTGATGGGCCTGCGCCAGCTGTACTTCCTGCTCGGCGACCTGCTCAAGCGGCTGGTCTACCTGTCCCAGGGGCTGGCCTTCATCCTGGCCTTCATCGGGGTGAAGCTCGTGCTGCACGCGCTGCACGAGAACGAACTGCCGTTCATCAACGGCGGCGAGCCCGTCCACGTCCCGGAGATCCCGACCCTGGCCAGCCTCGGCGTGATCATCGTGACCCTGTTGATCACCACCGTCGCCAGCCTGTACAAGACCCGGGTCCGCGACGCGCGGTAG
- a CDS encoding DUF6632 domain-containing protein: MEHSRSYRLLQIALAVFGAVMILLYPLAVVWPAGWAWHHGAPYESNYFMMIVGVYATLGLFLLNAARRPEANISLIWFTVVSSVVHAVIMAVQSFGDGHHLGHLWGDVPALLIAAVVLAVLVRASGSGRAPA, encoded by the coding sequence ATGGAACATTCACGCAGCTACCGGCTTCTGCAGATCGCGCTCGCTGTCTTCGGTGCGGTGATGATCCTGCTCTACCCACTGGCCGTGGTCTGGCCTGCCGGGTGGGCCTGGCATCACGGTGCGCCATATGAGTCGAACTACTTCATGATGATCGTCGGCGTATACGCGACGCTGGGCCTGTTCCTGCTGAACGCGGCGCGGCGGCCCGAGGCCAACATCAGCCTGATCTGGTTCACCGTGGTCTCCAGCGTCGTGCACGCGGTGATCATGGCCGTGCAGTCCTTCGGGGACGGGCATCACCTGGGTCATCTGTGGGGCGACGTTCCGGCGCTGCTCATCGCCGCCGTTGTGTTGGCGGTCCTGGTCCGGGCATCCGGAAGCGGACGCGCGCCGGCCTAA
- a CDS encoding glucarate dehydratase family protein translates to MPPVRITGARITPVAFADPPLLNTVGVHQPFALRAIIQLDTDVGLTGLGETYADTRHLGRLRAAADAIVGRDVFALNAIRADIARVLQGDTAAVGTAGMITTASAVDQVFSPFEVACLDVAGQATGRPVSDLLGGAVRDAVPFSAYLFYKWAGHPGAEPDSWGEALDPDGIVTQARRIVDEYGFTAIKLKGGVFPPEEEAAAIEALRAAFPNHPLRLDPNAAWTPETSLKVAARLSGVLEYLEDPTPGLDGMAEVASQAPMPLATNMCVVAFDQLAPAVAKGSVRVVLSDHHYWGGLQRSRLLAGICDTFGMGLSMHSNSHLGISLAAMVHLAAATPNLTYACDTHWPWKTEDVVRPGALEFRSGSVPVPAGPGLGVQIDDDALAALHEQYVRCGITDRDDTGYMRTVDPLFEAMSPRW, encoded by the coding sequence ATGCCGCCGGTGCGCATCACCGGGGCGCGCATCACGCCGGTGGCGTTCGCGGACCCGCCGTTGCTGAACACCGTCGGCGTGCACCAGCCTTTCGCGCTGCGGGCGATCATCCAACTGGACACCGACGTGGGCCTGACCGGACTCGGCGAGACCTACGCCGACACCCGGCATCTGGGCCGCCTCCGGGCCGCGGCCGACGCGATCGTCGGGCGCGATGTGTTCGCGCTCAATGCCATTCGCGCTGACATCGCCCGGGTACTGCAGGGCGATACGGCAGCCGTCGGGACCGCCGGCATGATCACCACCGCCAGTGCGGTCGACCAGGTCTTCTCGCCGTTCGAGGTGGCCTGCCTCGACGTGGCGGGGCAGGCGACCGGCCGGCCGGTATCGGATCTGCTCGGCGGGGCCGTGCGTGACGCGGTGCCGTTCAGTGCCTATCTCTTCTACAAGTGGGCGGGGCACCCGGGCGCGGAGCCCGACAGCTGGGGTGAAGCGCTCGACCCGGACGGTATCGTGACCCAGGCCCGGCGGATCGTCGATGAATACGGTTTCACCGCAATCAAACTCAAGGGTGGAGTGTTCCCGCCGGAGGAGGAGGCCGCCGCGATCGAGGCGTTGCGGGCGGCATTCCCCAACCATCCACTGCGGTTGGACCCCAACGCCGCATGGACACCCGAGACGTCGCTGAAGGTGGCCGCACGGCTGTCCGGGGTGCTCGAGTATCTCGAGGATCCGACGCCGGGCCTGGACGGGATGGCCGAGGTTGCGTCACAGGCGCCCATGCCGTTGGCCACCAACATGTGTGTGGTGGCGTTCGATCAGCTGGCGCCGGCCGTCGCGAAAGGTTCGGTGCGCGTGGTGCTCTCCGATCACCACTACTGGGGCGGATTGCAGCGGTCCCGGCTGTTGGCCGGCATCTGCGACACGTTCGGGATGGGGCTGTCGATGCACTCCAACTCGCACCTGGGCATCAGTCTCGCCGCCATGGTGCATCTGGCCGCCGCCACACCGAATCTCACGTATGCCTGTGACACCCACTGGCCGTGGAAGACCGAGGACGTGGTGCGGCCCGGTGCGCTCGAATTCCGCTCTGGCTCAGTACCGGTGCCGGCCGGTCCCGGACTCGGCGTTCAGATTGACGACGACGCCTTGGCCGCGTTGCACGAGCAGTACGTGCGCTGCGGGATCACCGACCGCGACGACACCGGCTACATGCGCACGGTCGATCCGTTGTTTGAGGCCATGAGCCCGCGCTGGTAG
- a CDS encoding aldehyde dehydrogenase (NADP(+)): protein MTSVVQTTDLTGQMLIAGTSVRGTGKEIRGIDPQTGNPIEPPYAYGDRSHVEDACAAAADAFPAYRSTPIETRARFLEAIAANLESIGDALVDRAHAETGLPRPRLTGEVGRTAGQLRLFAAVLREGSWNQARIDPALPDRTPLPRPDIRQRSIPLGPVAVFGASNFPLAFSVAGGDTASALAAGCPVVVKAHDAHPGTSELVGRAIADAVAAAGLPAGTFSLLYGFGPELGTALVTDPRIKAVGFTGSRAGGMALVTAAAARPEPIPVYAEMSAVNPVFLLGGALSSHGAELGRAFVGSLTLGSGQFCTNPGLVVAVDGPELDAFVAAASEAVAASAPTVMLTPGIADSFRQGVTALEGEAELVARGAEAAAPAAPCRAALFATDAPTFLASEALQAEVFGAAGVLVRCSDAAEMLRLATSLEGQLTATIHADESDHGRAGELLEILELKAGRILFNGWPTGVEVGYAMVHGGPFPSTSDPRSTSVGARAIERFLRPVCYQDAPKSLLPSAIADGNPDGLWRRIDGQLTRD, encoded by the coding sequence ATGACATCCGTGGTGCAGACGACAGACCTGACCGGACAGATGCTGATCGCAGGAACGTCGGTGCGCGGTACCGGTAAGGAGATCCGCGGCATCGACCCGCAGACCGGCAACCCGATCGAGCCCCCTTATGCGTACGGTGACCGCTCCCACGTCGAGGACGCGTGCGCTGCCGCCGCGGATGCGTTCCCGGCGTACCGGTCGACCCCGATCGAGACGAGGGCCCGATTCCTGGAAGCGATCGCAGCCAACCTCGAGTCGATCGGTGACGCCCTGGTGGACCGCGCCCACGCCGAGACCGGTCTGCCCCGGCCGCGGCTGACCGGCGAGGTCGGGCGCACCGCGGGTCAGCTGCGGTTGTTCGCCGCCGTGCTGCGGGAGGGCAGCTGGAACCAGGCCCGGATCGATCCGGCGCTCCCGGACCGAACCCCGTTGCCGCGCCCCGACATTCGTCAGCGCAGCATCCCGCTCGGCCCGGTCGCGGTGTTCGGCGCCAGCAACTTCCCGCTGGCCTTCTCGGTGGCCGGTGGCGACACCGCGTCCGCCCTGGCCGCCGGTTGCCCCGTCGTGGTCAAGGCGCACGACGCCCACCCAGGCACCTCCGAACTCGTCGGGCGTGCCATCGCCGATGCAGTCGCCGCCGCCGGGCTGCCGGCCGGAACGTTCTCCCTGTTGTACGGCTTCGGCCCCGAACTGGGTACCGCCCTCGTCACCGACCCTCGGATCAAGGCCGTCGGGTTCACCGGCTCCCGCGCCGGCGGCATGGCACTGGTCACCGCAGCCGCGGCCCGCCCTGAACCGATCCCGGTGTACGCCGAGATGAGTGCCGTCAATCCCGTGTTCCTGCTCGGCGGCGCGCTGTCCAGTCACGGTGCCGAGCTGGGACGGGCATTCGTCGGATCCCTGACCCTGGGATCGGGGCAGTTCTGCACCAATCCGGGTCTGGTCGTCGCCGTGGATGGTCCCGAACTGGATGCATTCGTCGCCGCCGCGAGTGAGGCGGTCGCGGCGAGCGCGCCGACCGTGATGCTGACGCCGGGCATCGCCGACAGCTTCCGTCAGGGCGTGACGGCGTTGGAGGGCGAGGCGGAGTTGGTTGCCCGCGGTGCCGAGGCCGCCGCCCCCGCCGCCCCGTGCCGCGCCGCCCTGTTCGCCACGGACGCACCCACCTTCTTGGCTTCGGAGGCGTTGCAGGCCGAGGTGTTCGGCGCCGCGGGCGTTCTCGTGAGGTGCTCGGATGCAGCTGAGATGTTGCGGCTCGCCACCAGCCTGGAGGGTCAGCTGACCGCGACGATCCACGCCGACGAATCCGACCACGGGCGGGCCGGAGAACTCCTGGAGATCCTTGAGCTCAAAGCCGGCCGAATCCTGTTCAACGGCTGGCCGACCGGTGTCGAGGTCGGATATGCCATGGTCCACGGCGGACCGTTCCCGTCGACCTCCGACCCCCGCAGCACATCGGTGGGTGCCCGGGCCATCGAACGGTTCCTGCGGCCGGTGTGTTACCAGGACGCCCCGAAAAGCTTGTTGCCCAGTGCCATTGCCGACGGCAACCCTGACGGGTTGTGGCGGCGTATCGACGGCCAACTCACCAGAGACTGA
- a CDS encoding 5-dehydro-4-deoxyglucarate dehydratase: MLDGVLFFPVTPLTATGDVDVELLAQHVARGVEAGPGGVFIGCGTGEFHALDPEEMRTVVRTAVETVAGRVPVYAGAGGSIASAKAFARVAADAGADGLLLLPPYLVEMPQAGLVAYTREVSAATDLPVVVYNRNNARYTEESAVEAALIPNVVGFKDGTGDLDRVSRIVRAVTDALEPVGKPFQFFNGLPTAEVSQQAYRAIGVTLYSSATFAFAPDVALAFYQALETGNEPLIAALTREFFHPLVRLRDTVPGYAVSLIKAGVTLEGIPAGPVRPPLIDARPDDVAELQRILAAGRAVLADALVH; encoded by the coding sequence ATGCTGGACGGCGTCCTGTTCTTCCCGGTAACCCCGCTCACCGCCACCGGTGACGTCGACGTGGAACTGCTCGCGCAGCACGTCGCCAGGGGTGTCGAAGCCGGGCCGGGTGGCGTGTTCATCGGTTGTGGCACCGGGGAATTCCACGCGCTGGATCCCGAGGAGATGCGCACCGTCGTGCGCACCGCCGTCGAGACGGTGGCCGGCCGAGTGCCGGTGTACGCGGGGGCGGGCGGTTCGATCGCCTCGGCGAAAGCCTTTGCGAGAGTTGCCGCCGACGCCGGTGCCGACGGACTGCTGCTGCTGCCGCCGTACCTGGTGGAGATGCCGCAGGCCGGGCTCGTGGCCTACACCCGTGAGGTCAGCGCGGCCACCGACCTTCCCGTCGTCGTCTACAACCGAAACAACGCCCGTTACACCGAGGAATCGGCGGTGGAGGCGGCCCTGATTCCCAACGTGGTCGGGTTCAAGGACGGCACCGGCGATCTCGACCGGGTGTCGCGCATCGTGCGGGCGGTCACCGATGCGCTGGAGCCCGTCGGCAAGCCCTTCCAGTTCTTCAACGGACTGCCCACCGCCGAGGTGTCGCAGCAGGCATACCGAGCGATCGGCGTGACCTTGTACTCGTCGGCCACCTTCGCGTTCGCCCCCGATGTCGCACTTGCCTTCTATCAGGCCTTGGAGACCGGCAACGAACCGCTGATCGCGGCTTTGACGCGCGAGTTCTTCCATCCGCTGGTGCGGCTGCGCGACACCGTACCCGGCTACGCGGTCTCGCTGATCAAGGCGGGCGTCACCCTGGAAGGCATCCCCGCCGGGCCGGTGCGCCCGCCGCTGATCGACGCCAGGCCCGACGACGTCGCCGAACTGCAACGGATCCTGGCCGCCGGCCGCGCAGTACTGGCCGACGCCCTGGTGCACTGA
- a CDS encoding Pls/PosA family non-ribosomal peptide synthetase, translated as MTAPASEHEIPPQYVRSPQAPEPRTLVDILHDTARRFPDAPALDDGTVQLTYSELTADVADSVAWLAARGIGRGDKVGIRMPSGSYALYVAILSVLACGAAYVPVDADDPDERAELVFGEANVVGVITEQGLVRGPGSSRGWRAAAPLGRDDAWIIFTSGSTGTPKGVAVTHRSAAAFVDAEAQMFLQDNPIGPGDRVLAGLSVAFDASCEEMWLAWRHGACLVPAPRSLVRSGMDLGPWLVSRDITVVSTVPTLAALWPAEALEAVRLLIFGGEACPPELAARLAVDGREVWNTYGPTEATVVACAAPLDGQGPVSIGLPLAGWDLAVVNAEGLPVPIGEVGELVIGGVGLARYLDPEKDAEKYAAMPTLGWSRAYRSGDLVRLEADGLYFQGRADDQVKVGGRRIELGEVDNALVHLPGVSGGAAAVRKTASGTPLLVGYIASTDPEFDLAAARAALSESLPAALVPRLVLLDELPTRTSGKVDRNALPWPPPGDAEPDAPELAGTMGWLAGLWRDVLGTPVEGPEADFIALGGGSLSAAQLVAALRRRYPLVTVADLYDHPRLGSLAGYLDELKPPPQIQSREVKPTPLLTQAAQVALSLPLATLTGMQWVVWLALLNNVAAELGLVSWAHPLSWWWVLAGFLLFVTPLGRMGIAVLFARMLLGGLQPGTYRRGGAVHLRVWIAERLADASGAENLAGAPWMVYYARALGNSVGKGVDMHSAPPVTGMLKIGHRASVEPEVDLTGHWIDGDQFHVGPVSIGNDATIGARTTLLPGATIGKNADVAPGSAVIGKVKNGQFWKGSPAVKSGKARHPWPDHRPGRAPLWVAVYGVSSLLLAGLPLLALAAGLAVIVWGVHDTTSPADALLPALAWTPAAAVVALLAYAALTVIGVRILSIRLSEGYHPVRSRVGWQLWTTERLMDAARNYLFPIYASLLTPWWLRLLGAKVGKDTEISTALFTPKFTEVQDGAFLADDTMVASYELGGGWIHVAKATIGKRAFLGNSGITQPGRKVPNDGLVAVLSATPHKAKAGSSWLGSPPVRLRRNATAADALRTFHPSVRLKIMRSAVETCRLIPVIVTFAIGIAVLGALQAVTIRFGFLWATLTGGLVLLVAGAVAGTIAVLAKWLVVGRIRAVEHPLWSSFVWRNEVSDTFVETVAAPWFARAASGTPVMNLWLRGLGASIGRGVWCETYWLPEADLVTLDAATTVNRGCVVQTHLFHDRIMRLDSVVLEEGSTLGPHCVALPAARLGAGATVGPGSLVMRGDEVPPSTRWQGNPIAPWNMFGKKRAADKAAEKSAKRTEDPAA; from the coding sequence GTGACAGCCCCGGCCAGTGAGCACGAGATTCCCCCGCAGTACGTGCGATCCCCACAAGCGCCCGAGCCACGCACCCTCGTCGACATCCTGCACGACACCGCGCGGCGTTTTCCGGACGCGCCCGCCCTCGACGACGGCACCGTGCAGCTGACCTACTCCGAGCTGACCGCCGACGTCGCCGACAGCGTGGCTTGGCTTGCCGCCCGCGGTATCGGCCGCGGCGACAAGGTCGGAATCCGGATGCCTTCGGGCAGCTACGCGCTCTATGTGGCGATCCTGTCCGTACTGGCCTGCGGCGCCGCCTACGTCCCCGTGGACGCCGACGACCCCGACGAACGCGCCGAGCTGGTGTTCGGCGAGGCCAACGTGGTCGGCGTGATCACCGAGCAAGGGCTGGTGCGCGGCCCCGGTTCGTCCCGCGGCTGGCGGGCCGCCGCCCCGCTGGGGCGCGACGACGCCTGGATCATCTTCACCTCGGGCTCGACGGGAACCCCGAAGGGTGTCGCGGTGACGCATCGCAGCGCCGCGGCGTTCGTCGACGCGGAAGCGCAGATGTTCCTGCAGGACAATCCGATCGGTCCGGGCGACCGCGTACTGGCCGGCCTCTCGGTCGCCTTCGACGCGTCGTGCGAGGAGATGTGGCTGGCCTGGCGGCACGGCGCGTGCCTGGTGCCCGCCCCGCGCTCGCTGGTGCGCAGCGGTATGGATCTGGGCCCCTGGCTGGTGAGCCGCGACATCACCGTGGTGTCCACGGTGCCGACCCTGGCGGCACTGTGGCCGGCCGAGGCGTTGGAGGCCGTGCGGCTGTTGATCTTCGGGGGCGAGGCCTGCCCGCCCGAACTGGCCGCACGCCTGGCGGTGGACGGCCGCGAGGTGTGGAACACCTACGGCCCCACCGAGGCGACGGTGGTGGCCTGCGCCGCGCCGCTGGACGGGCAGGGGCCCGTCAGCATCGGTCTGCCGCTGGCCGGGTGGGATCTGGCGGTGGTGAACGCCGAGGGCCTGCCGGTGCCGATCGGCGAGGTCGGCGAACTGGTGATCGGCGGCGTGGGCCTGGCCCGCTACCTCGACCCGGAGAAGGATGCCGAGAAGTACGCGGCCATGCCGACACTGGGCTGGAGCCGGGCCTACCGCAGCGGTGACCTGGTTCGGCTGGAAGCCGACGGGCTCTACTTCCAGGGCCGCGCCGACGATCAGGTGAAGGTCGGCGGACGCCGCATCGAACTGGGCGAGGTGGACAACGCCCTCGTGCACCTGCCCGGGGTGAGCGGCGGCGCGGCCGCGGTGCGCAAGACCGCCAGCGGCACCCCGCTGCTGGTCGGCTACATCGCCAGCACCGACCCCGAGTTCGACCTGGCCGCAGCCCGGGCCGCCCTGTCCGAATCGCTACCGGCCGCCCTGGTGCCCCGGCTCGTGCTGCTCGACGAACTGCCGACCCGCACCTCGGGCAAGGTGGACCGCAACGCGCTGCCGTGGCCACCGCCCGGCGACGCCGAGCCGGACGCCCCCGAGCTCGCGGGCACCATGGGCTGGCTGGCCGGCTTGTGGCGCGACGTGCTCGGCACGCCCGTCGAAGGGCCCGAGGCCGATTTCATCGCGCTCGGCGGTGGCTCCCTGTCCGCGGCACAGTTGGTGGCCGCGCTGCGCCGGCGCTATCCGTTGGTGACCGTCGCCGATCTCTACGACCACCCGCGGCTGGGGTCGCTGGCCGGGTACCTCGACGAGCTCAAGCCGCCACCGCAGATCCAATCCCGCGAGGTCAAACCCACCCCGCTGCTCACCCAGGCCGCCCAGGTGGCGCTGTCGCTACCGCTGGCCACCCTGACCGGCATGCAGTGGGTGGTGTGGCTGGCGCTGCTGAACAACGTGGCCGCCGAACTGGGTCTCGTGTCGTGGGCACACCCGCTGAGCTGGTGGTGGGTGCTGGCCGGCTTCCTACTGTTCGTCACGCCGCTGGGCCGGATGGGTATCGCGGTGCTGTTCGCCCGGATGCTGCTGGGCGGGCTGCAACCTGGCACCTACCGGCGCGGCGGAGCGGTGCACCTGCGGGTGTGGATCGCCGAACGGCTCGCCGATGCCAGCGGCGCGGAGAACCTCGCCGGCGCACCGTGGATGGTCTATTACGCCCGCGCCCTGGGCAACAGCGTCGGCAAGGGCGTCGACATGCATTCCGCGCCGCCGGTGACCGGCATGCTGAAGATCGGTCACCGCGCCTCGGTCGAGCCCGAAGTGGACCTGACCGGGCACTGGATCGACGGCGACCAGTTCCACGTCGGGCCGGTGTCGATCGGCAACGACGCGACGATCGGGGCCCGCACCACCCTGCTGCCCGGCGCGACCATCGGCAAGAACGCCGATGTGGCCCCCGGATCCGCGGTGATCGGCAAGGTCAAGAACGGTCAGTTCTGGAAGGGCTCGCCCGCGGTGAAATCCGGCAAGGCGCGTCATCCATGGCCCGATCACCGGCCGGGACGCGCCCCGCTGTGGGTCGCGGTGTACGGCGTCTCCTCGCTTCTGCTGGCCGGCCTTCCGTTGCTCGCCTTGGCCGCGGGCCTGGCCGTGATCGTCTGGGGCGTGCACGACACCACCTCGCCGGCGGATGCCCTGCTGCCCGCGCTGGCCTGGACCCCGGCCGCAGCCGTCGTCGCTCTGCTGGCCTACGCGGCGCTGACGGTGATCGGGGTCCGGATCCTGTCGATCCGGCTCTCGGAGGGCTACCACCCGGTGCGCAGCCGGGTGGGCTGGCAGCTGTGGACCACAGAACGCCTGATGGACGCGGCCCGCAACTACCTGTTCCCGATCTACGCCAGCCTGCTCACGCCCTGGTGGCTGCGACTGCTCGGCGCGAAAGTCGGTAAGGACACCGAGATCTCGACGGCATTGTTCACCCCCAAGTTCACCGAGGTGCAGGACGGCGCGTTCCTGGCCGACGACACCATGGTGGCCTCCTACGAACTGGGCGGCGGCTGGATCCACGTCGCGAAGGCCACCATCGGCAAGCGCGCCTTCCTCGGCAACTCGGGCATCACCCAGCCCGGCCGCAAGGTACCCAACGACGGTCTGGTGGCGGTACTGTCCGCCACCCCGCACAAGGCCAAGGCCGGCTCCTCCTGGTTGGGTAGCCCGCCAGTTCGGTTGCGCCGCAACGCCACCGCGGCCGACGCCCTGCGCACCTTCCATCCGTCGGTCCGGCTCAAGATCATGCGCTCGGCGGTGGAGACCTGCCGGCTGATCCCGGTGATCGTCACCTTCGCGATCGGCATCGCGGTGCTCGGCGCGCTGCAGGCCGTCACGATCCGGTTCGGCTTCCTGTGGGCGACGCTGACCGGCGGGCTGGTGCTGCTGGTCGCCGGTGCCGTCGCCGGGACCATCGCGGTGCTCGCGAAGTGGTTGGTGGTCGGCCGGATTCGCGCTGTCGAACATCCCCTGTGGTCATCGTTCGTGTGGCGCAACGAGGTGTCGGACACCTTCGTCGAAACCGTCGCCGCACCCTGGTTCGCCCGGGCCGCCAGCGGTACCCCGGTGATGAACCTCTGGCTGCGCGGGCTGGGCGCGTCGATCGGCCGCGGGGTGTGGTGCGAAACCTACTGGCTGCCGGAGGCCGATCTGGTGACCCTCGACGCCGCCACCACCGTCAACCGCGGCTGTGTCGTACAGACCCACCTGTTCCACGACCGGATCATGCGACTGGACAGCGTTGTGCTCGAAGAGGGTTCGACGCTGGGACCGCACTGCGTGGCACTGCCCGCGGCCCGCCTCGGCGCCGGTGCCACCGTCGGCCCGGGCTCACTGGTGATGCGCGGCGACGAGGTCCCGCCGTCGACGCGCTGGCAGGGCAACCCGATCGCACCGTGGAACATGTTCGGCAAGAAGCGTGCGGCCGACAAAGCCGCCGAAAAATCCGCCAAGAGGACAGAAGACCCCGCCGCGTGA
- a CDS encoding serine hydrolase has translation METVHGHCEARFTTIRDALTEAIAEGEETGAAIAIDIDGELVVDMWGGHADAAGTTPWAEDTIVNVWSSTKTVTALAGLMLIDRGVVAADDPVAEHWPEFAANGKQDIEFRHLLTHSSGLSGWDQPFAIEDSYDWEKSTAALAAQAPWWAPGTASGYHALTHGHLIGEVLRRVTGKTLKEFVREEISGPLGADFQIGARPEDHDRIADIIPSDEPLNLPLDQLSEIALKTFTGTPSPTIANTADWRAADIGAANGHGNARSLARILSVISLGGTVDGVTLLKPETVESIFELQLDSADLVLLGHPVRWGLGFGLPQTQTVPYVPEGKICFWGGWGGSWETMNPDHNATFAYVMNKMGPGVEGSERTARYLNLFYEALRA, from the coding sequence ATGGAAACCGTGCACGGCCACTGCGAAGCCCGCTTCACCACGATCCGCGACGCGCTGACCGAGGCCATCGCGGAGGGCGAGGAGACCGGCGCGGCCATCGCGATCGACATCGACGGGGAGCTCGTCGTCGACATGTGGGGCGGGCACGCCGACGCGGCAGGAACCACCCCGTGGGCCGAGGACACCATCGTCAACGTCTGGTCGTCCACCAAGACCGTGACGGCCCTTGCCGGGCTGATGCTGATCGACCGGGGCGTGGTCGCCGCGGACGACCCGGTGGCCGAGCATTGGCCCGAGTTCGCCGCAAATGGCAAGCAGGACATCGAGTTCCGGCATCTACTGACCCACAGTTCGGGGCTTTCCGGGTGGGACCAGCCGTTCGCGATCGAAGACAGCTACGACTGGGAGAAATCCACCGCTGCGCTGGCCGCGCAGGCACCGTGGTGGGCGCCGGGCACCGCATCCGGCTACCACGCCCTGACCCATGGCCACCTGATCGGCGAGGTGCTGCGGCGGGTCACCGGAAAGACGCTCAAAGAATTTGTCCGTGAAGAGATCTCGGGTCCGCTCGGCGCCGATTTCCAGATCGGCGCCCGACCCGAAGACCACGACCGCATCGCCGACATCATCCCGTCCGACGAACCGCTCAACCTGCCGCTGGACCAGCTCTCCGAGATCGCCCTCAAGACGTTCACGGGCACACCCTCACCGACGATCGCGAACACCGCGGACTGGCGCGCCGCCGACATCGGGGCGGCCAACGGCCACGGCAACGCCCGATCGCTGGCCCGGATCCTGTCGGTGATCTCGTTGGGTGGCACGGTGGACGGCGTCACGCTGCTCAAGCCCGAGACAGTGGAGTCGATCTTCGAGCTGCAACTCGACAGCGCCGATCTGGTGCTGCTCGGCCACCCGGTGCGCTGGGGACTGGGATTCGGCCTGCCGCAGACACAAACCGTGCCCTACGTCCCCGAAGGCAAGATCTGCTTCTGGGGCGGTTGGGGTGGTTCCTGGGAGACGATGAACCCCGATCACAACGCCACATTCGCCTATGTGATGAACAAGATGGGCCCCGGCGTCGAGGGCTCCGAGCGCACCGCCCGGTACCTTAACCTCTTCTACGAAGCCCTGCGCGCCTGA